The following nucleotide sequence is from Aspergillus luchuensis IFO 4308 DNA, chromosome 1, nearly complete sequence.
ATCGGAGGGAACTCACTCGATGCTTCAATACTATTCTCCAGCCATGAATTGTGATCACAATCCATGTCACCAGAAGATCCGGGGCTACCACCAGAGCTTGACGGCGATCCATTTGAAAGTTGATCGGACGGGCTGCTGAGGCCGTCCGACGTTCGGCCGGGCGAATTACCGATGCTGGGACCTTCATCCATGGCCATTGGCCCGGGCTCCCGGTTCATATGCGACTCGAACAGCAACATTCCGGATGAAGGATTCCACGCTATGTGGTCGTTGTCATCCGGGGGAGTCGGGGGAAGGGCGGAGAGATAATCACTTTTGGCGGCGGATGTCTCCCACACCCCGGCGGTTGACTGGGACGCACGAGCCGCCAGCGAGCCCGAtgcggtggaggaagtggagacGCGAAGACGAGTGTCGGAAGGATTGGACTGGGATTCCGCCCGAGTCGGGGATTTGGAGAAAAGGCCGAAGTCTTCCAAGGATGGCAGATGCAGAGAAGCGTTGCTGCGAGAGAGGAATCGAGAGACGGGAGAAGGCTTTGTTAGGAGGGATCCTTGAGAGGCACGTCGCTTTAATCGACTGGAGCCGATGTTgtgatggttgtggtggaagGCAGAGGATGGTGATAATGATAGTTGCGGGTGTGACTTAAGAGGCGAGACGGGGCTTAATTGGAGCGGATCCTGTGAATCAGCTGGCGAGCTGGCTCTCATTGGCGTGCTGGGTTCCCCCGACGCttctgaggaagaggtggatgagaaggaagacgctGAGAATGGCGAACGCATGACCGGGCTGTCTCGCACCACAGATGTAGGTCGATATGGTCCATGGCACTGTGGGGGATTCATCCAGTCTATTGCTGGGCTACTGGCGAGCCGGGGAAGGGAGGCGACGTCGAAAAGAGGCGGATCCAGCCAACTCAATATCCACGAGTACGCTAACTTTAGAGTGCAGCCGAAGGACTTTCAGGTCTCAGACACAACCCGAGGGAACGATGTTGGGGccggggagaaggagagttGATATTGAGTAatggtggtggaaggttgGGTAGCTTGGTGGAAATCACGAACAAACAGCACCATGAAAAGCTGGATGGCGTGGCAGAGTTCGTGatagggagaggggggaaacgAATAGTAGTTGTTGGGTTAGAAGGGAAAGCAAAACAGACGGTCGGgaatgaaagagagagaccgGGGAGACACTAAaagaggagttggaggaggaagaggagggggggaagtaGTAAGAGGACGAGAGATGACAGGAaggtgggaagaagggaagaagtggaaggtTAAAGATgagagaagacggagagacagagagaggtAAATGGTaaacgatgatgatgatacagtggagaagagagcgagattgaagggagggggggaaagaaaggaccAGAGAGTGTAAGAGAGTCAGCGAGAGAGTCGAAAGAAAGAGCCATCCGGGCCCTGTCGAGAAAGTTTAGGCGCGGATGGAAAATAGCGGTTCAGTTTCaagcagaacagaacagaacagacagAAAAAGGATCATGACGCCTGGGAAATTGACCCAAGGGCCAGACGCAGAGACTGACAGCCAAGACCCTCGGGCTGCGACTTTCCACCGGCGTTCTAGACCTGCCGGCCTTGGCCTGATTGGGGAATTCATGACACGAGGACGCCCGGTCGGGCCAGTCAGCGGGTGAGCAATGCAGGTGTATAAAACGGGACACTTTTAATCTATCATCTGCTCCCGCCGGCATTCCACCTGCATTGTTTTATTTACCCTTATTAGCGATTTCCTTTCTTGTAGCTGCTAATTTGTATcctaaaaaaatattctttttgcTATTCATCCCATATAATAACCATCCACGTTATTCCCACTCGAAGCAGGAAGGTTTCCTGCTCAAGTCTCAAGGTCGCGGACGGAGCCGACCAACCGACTCATCCAGAGGCCCAGACGCCTCCGACTCGTCTAGGCCTCCATAGTGGCTGATCGGAGCTAAACCGGGACAGGCCCAGCGATACCGTAACGGGCATTACACGGGCCTTCCAGCAGAGTCCACCAGTGTCCAGTGCCCACCTTTTTAGTTTTGCCCCCCATCTCTCCCCAAAAAAGTAGTAGCAGCGCCCCACCGCCCGTCTGGCCTTTCCCGGTCGGAGGGGAGTCTTGGTctgtagcagcagcagcagtaccaacaaccaccagcTAAAGTGTGTAATGAAGACAAGGCAAGCGATGTAATGGACTGGACCCTGGGAAGAAAAGCATGGATGACCAGCTTGATCCATGACGACTTGTCTGTCTGGGTGGATCTGGCCGTCGTGCCAGGCGTCAGGCAGGTACTACAAACTGCCCACATTGTGtacgagaaaagaaaaggaaagaaaataaaatagaataaaaggCAGCATGGTTATTTCAACCAGGGCGAACTGATCAGGAGGTTtgcttttttattcttccctCGCACTATACTTGGTAACAATGGCCGTTACCAGTAACCAACAACTTGTCTTCTGCTCTAGATCTCGTATTACCTGGGATCAGCATCACTTTATCGATCTCGCTCTTTACCGTCTGATCCGATGCTTATTAACAACCAATTTCCTGTTTATACATTTGACCTACCATACATTGTAGTGGTGATTCTTCAGAAAGTTGAAGCTTTCGGGAATCCCGAAGCGAAGCCGGGTGCACACTGCACAGAAGTaacaaacaacaacatcaagaaAACCCCAGATAATCCGGAACATAGTCCCTGATTAAGACCACAATGGTGAGCAAACTAATAAACCAGCGTTCAATCAGGTGGGTAGCGTATAACTAGTCTAGTGATGGTACTAGCATCTTCGATCCCGGCCACGCTTCAGCCTTCAGTAGTATTTCTTCATTATCGTCTTTATTATTGCCCTTTCCCCATAATTTGTACCTGACCTATACCAACTAGTACGCAGTACCTTACCCACTCATGGATCCTGCACTGCTGAATCTAGAAATTTCCCACGCACAATAAATAGTTACGGTGTAGAAGCATGACTCAGAGTAGACGCGGACCGGAAAAGGGCGAGATGGTTGAGGGAGCCTATGAGTTGAGCCAGccaggaaggagatgaatCACCTGTTATGGAATACCcagatagaaaataataagaaagtaagaaataaaatgatAAAATTAGTTAGAATAAAAACCAACAAGGccaagcaaaaggaaaaatggTTCTGGAACTCTAAGCCAAATCCCTCTGCCTCTCTCAGTGTCTGTCCCAAAGTCAACCGGCAATTCAAAACTGCTCATCCCCCAAATTTCAGTGACTCTTGACGTCGACAGTCTCGCCCTCACCCTGGTTCGGCGTGGCGCAGAGGCCACCCTCATTGGCCTCCCCGGGCAGCAGAAGGCTTGCTTGCATGGCGCGATCGAAACCCACTGCCGCTTCCGGGCGGATTGACGCCTAGACCCTTGTTCCGTGCTGCCGAAAAGATCCGCCTTATGTGGTCCGAAATGAATCAAAAGggaaaatagaataataaaaaactcaGGTCAATTattgttgtgtgtgtgcgcaACTGGGCCATTATGGGCCTAGAGATGACCATTGGCGGGATAAGGTTCAATTCTTCTGGGATCAGGCAGGGTTGATggattggggagggagggggccACTGGGAGGCCCTGGTCTGTCTTGTCTCCCTCTCCAGTCTACAGACTAGACTAACTACCTAAGGGAAACTAAACTGACTTTCCTCTCTAACCGAAGGTTTACTTGACTTAGGCCGTAGCTTGGGCTTGACTAGGTTACTGTAGGTCGGATCAggcaaaagagaaaattgGTTTAGGGATCTGTAGGTGCGGGAGCAAGTTAGTCTGAGAGTTAAGTTGATTAGTTCGCTAGGACTATACCTTTCAGGTTTATCGTAGATCCGGCATGGCTCCCGTGGCTGCGCAGAGCTGAGGCTGAAGAGGGAGTTTAGTGTGCTTGTTGTTTGTACTTTTGGCGCTGCTGAACATACTGAAAACAATCTCCATGTGTTTACCTAATCGGGTAACTCCGTCCATAGGTATACTGCTTTAGTTATCTCTGCctccttttttatttcttttctattttcctgtacaaaaataaaaaatgacTCCTTATCTCAGCCTCACGGTGTCTGACCTCAGATGTCGTCCGCAGTCGCACACAGgaggtacatacatacaacgGGCAGAGcgatggaaaaagaaatgcgTCTATCCACGCCTTGCTCCTGCTACtactttttcccctccctcctgtTCTCACTCCCCCCACTTCCAAGCCCAGTCCAGTCCAATCCAGTCCATTGGAACGATCCCGTCTGTACGCATCCATAGCCGACGAGAATTGCATGTCGTAAGTGGCTGAAATCATCCTCACCTCCTTTTGGCCTCGCACGCAGCCCAACACTGTCACCCATTAAGCCCTGTTTATTAGATCAGTTATCCTCCAGCCTTTTCTGCTAATTTCCATCGTTGTCGGAAGCGATATAACTTCTTAATTACCGACTGGGATACAATTCCACGGTACGTGAAATTAGACCCTTGAAGCGATCCTGCCTGACAGGTGTCACTGTCACTGTCACTGTCCACTGCTGTCACCCAGTTCTGGACCCTAGCTATCTATCCACACGATTTCAGCATAAGGAGCATGCGTATGCTATCACCATCCATATCAGGGATATAGCATatccaaccaaaccaaaaatCTTACAGAAAGAGAACGATCTTCATCACTCACATCACTCTGAACAAGGCATCTGCATacacattcatccatccacaatAGCCATCTCCTTTTGAAAGTGAAGCGACGACTCAAACCTGATTCTCTGATCTACCAACAGAAcctagactactactagatccCTCGATATCCTGTTTCTCGAGACTGGCCGGATGTGATGCGATGTATGGATCTACATGCCGTCTATTTAATTACTACCCCTTCCTGATCAAGTATACACGGCTCACTCTCCCACACCCACGATCCAGAACATCCTCTGTACTACAACAACTAAAACGTAGGTGGTATACGGTTGTGCCAGCAAATGTATCTCGTGATGTGATCGCAAGCACGGAAAATGCAAAAATGAATTGTGGATAATGGTGATCCCCACCGGGTTGTATTCCATCCGACTCGGACCCAGTCTAGACCCCGTTGGTTACCTACACAACCTGATGTTTCTACCAGATAACTCTCGTGTGGTGGCGTGGCCTGtctccatccatcaaggAATAAATTCATGCCTGATGATAGATGCTCCACTCTACGCTTAACCAAGTACCCAGTGTACAAGAGAAAACAATACATAGTAAATTAAACAGACAATCAAATGATCATTATTCCCACGGAGAAAGAATcaaaaaagataaagagagagaaaggaaaagaatcTCTCAAACACACCCATCCATGGAATCTTCAACCCCCATCCCGTATAACCCaaatctctctctccctccgaTAATTAAATCCAGCCATACACAACTATCCCGTCTCCAACCttactttctctctctcccattACCACTAGTCTAATAGTCCTCTATATTAATGACTCTCCTCAAATCAACCCGTCATAACTAGAtacaccatccatcctcaaccCACGGTTCCAGAcacttcccttcctccccgttACTCTCCACATAGTCTAGATTAATTGATCTTCCATCATGAGACCAGCCAGACTCATCCTTTCCAATCTACTCGGACCAGAGGATCGAATGATTAAAGACTagattcatcatcaccatcatccttcaATCTCCTCTACCAGAGGATAGAATGATTGAAGTAAAGTAATAGGACAGACATAGTATAGACATTTAGAGAGATAGTAGACCCTACTTTCTATCCCGTGCCACATAACCCATAACCCACCAAGTCCCAATGTCCATGTCGAATCTAGATTGCGATAAAATAATTGCCATACACCCATCCTTATATTCcccccacacacacacctaaACCCTCACCAAATACCTATTTCGTCAAACTACCGAGTGGAATCTAGCCTATCCCATCCCATGTcccagatagatagacacTACCAGATACCTCAAAGGGTCAAGATAGAATGAATACGAATttgccgccaccacccctctcctcctccttctcctccacttctactcctccctcgccatcgccatcgcgGAGtaaaaccaaccaacctaactaaccaactaaTCTAATCTACTCAACCAACCAAATGTAACCTAACAAGTTAGTCCAGATATTTAGCGGGTAGTAGAATGTGGGGAAAACACGGCACATTCGTACGTACGTAAGTTAgttcaccaccactaccactactaccaccacttaCCGCAACTGAATCCACTTCTTCATGTCTCAGATATACAAAGGTctgggagaaaaaaaaaaaatcaggtttgtattatctttatattcagtttatttttcattctttccatTCGTTGTCTGACTTTCTTTggcttttgttttttgttgttgatgcAGTGGGGAATAGTACATAATAGAGgggcaaagagagagagacattTAAAAAATTGATTagtttgtttgttttcatGGCTTGCTGAATGGAACTGAAAAACAatgtgcatgcatgcatgaaaGTTCCCCCACTTTGACTTAAATTCccttgccttcttcttgtcttgtcaGCTAGCCAGATGGACAATCTTacagctagctagccagccagccagccagccagctagATGTATTAGGTACATAGTAGTAGGGAGGTAGATAGTTGGTTACAGAACGTCGTCATTGTGTGTTTGATCGACCTGGATTGCgtgttttgttttttgtaTTGTGTTTTGTGTTTGTGTCAGTGTCAGTGTCAGATGGGCTTACGTTGGATAGTAACTGATGTGTGGGCGGGTCTGTGTCTGATTCTGTTACAGTTCTACATTGCATGACCGACATAGGTTCAATGTGCTGTTTGTGCATGTATTGCTCTTCTCGTCCATCAAAAGTATATACAGTTGAATAGAACTACCTCATCCTGGCGGATTCCACCTCGTGAGGCTATTTTGCCTCCACACTCTAACCGTGGCTGTCCTCTCAATAACCTCAGCCCCCGAACCACGTCTTTTGCCCCCTTGCTGCGAATGGCTTACAGGATTGCACGATCTGGACAAATCCTGCTCAAGCCACACACGCATGCACAACGGTAGGCATTTCCGCGGAAGCAGTCCTCGACATTACATCCACGGGGGGATGTCCGTGAGTTTCTGCATGAGGAAGTACGGGTGCATTGAAACTTCGGTGGCACGTCTAGGCTTAGTGCGCACCTACTTTGCTTCGGGACTGTAGATAGTTTCACTGAGAGGTGGGCTGCAATAAGTTTGCAACTCACGTCAGTGGGCCGATTCCTAATTTCGGCGGCGGATTCGGCCATCCCGATGCAGGATGATTCCAGACCGTTGGCGACTAGACCCACGACAGGTAGTCTGTTTAGATTGTTCTTCCAGCTTGGTCGCTTGACACAAGCACCCCTGCGATCACTCAAGATGTCACCGATCTTCTGCGAGGGTCACCATGGCGGCGAGCATGAAATCTCTGCGGCCGCTCACTGCGGCAGGGATGCATGCCGCGATTGGCGCCGGCCTTGGCAAAGAGCTtctggtcttcttcgtcgatgaCAGGGAGCTGCGTGCAGCTGGACTGCTTGACCGTCACGGACGGCCGTGACGAGTCATTCCGAGAGCGCTGAGTCGGTCGGTACGACTCCTCGGGCTGCAGGTCGTGTCGGTCCAGAGCAGCCTGCAGCTCCAAGCACTGCAGCACCAGCTGCTTCACACCATCGGTCAAGGCGCAGGCGCGATATTCGATGTCCGGCCAGAAGCCCTCGCCCCAAAACGTATCCTCACGGACAGCATTCTCCAGCGATTCGTACCAAAAGTCGAAGTTAGGCAGCCGTCTCTTGGCGCTCGGGAGGTCCAGACCCTGCAAGTGGTCTGACAGGAGACACGCCACGGCGACAAATCGAATGGTCGGCTCCGAATTCATAACGTGCAGAACGATACAGGCGGGGCAGCGCTCGGTCAAATACCAATCATGCTCTTCGCTCAGAATAGAATGCAGCCAAGCATAAGCACCACGCGCCTCACCACGGAACGCCCGTTCGCATTCCGCGCCTTTGTGGCGTGGCAGCACATTGGTTGCGATACGCGAGGCTTGATGGTGGAGCAGGAacagagggaggaggatggtgtggatgataTCGCGATGAAGGCGGAAGGTTTCCTGTTCTTGACTGGGGGTATCATGGCGATGCTCGGCACAAAAGCTATAGCCGATATATTAGCTACGATATTTGACCGcggatttattttttttcttgatgGTTGAAGACACGTACCTAGGAGCCTTCATGCCCAGTTCCTGGCGCCTCAGATGCTCCCTCACAAGCCTAAAAGCCTCATTGCGATCCAAATTGGCGCGATCCCGGGGGGAGATGCGAAATGGGGAAtatgtgctggtggtggacaTGTTGCGGTCAACCGCTTAATTGCGCAACGGATAGACCGTAACGATAAAAGAGGCGGGAATATATTATGGAGACGGTAATATATAGCGATGGGGACAAAAATAGCAATCCGACGACTAATATGCGAATAAGGATGACGTTGCACCGGGGAGGCACAACAGGGTTGAATTTGGGCGAAACACGAAACGACTAGTCCGAGCCAATCAAACGAGGCACAAGTGGGCGGAGAAGCTTTCCAAAGAGGGCGAATTTGAAGGACGGGAGAACCACGGATAGCATGATCCAGACCAGAATAGACGAGAATGGAGTGTGTGTTGGTGAGGAATTAGGTGTGGTAAGAGGGTGGATAGTAGGTAGataaggtgaagaagaaaaagaagggggggaggggaggagggacaATGGGAATTGTAGATATATCTACTTTAGTATGAGTTTAAACCCCCCAGCACGTCAGAAACgggcaagaaaaagaaaaaagaggggaggggggtggaaaagggaaaagcaggaaatgaaaaaggaaaaggaggaaatgaaatgaaagcGTTGGCGGAGATTCCTTGGAAAGGGAAATGGCACGCATGCGGGAAAAGGAAGCCCCAGTCAGACGAGGCCCCGTCATCCACGCAAGCCGGTGACGATCCGTCTTTCACTAGTCGATTGCTTGTAACTCTCTGCTTgcatctcctttttttttttttactttccaACCCCCAAGAAGGATGGGGGGATATAATAATTGTATTACAACGAAGAGGCTGTCTACGTTGCCTACTTTGAtttttgttgctttttcaGAATTTTTCCCTCATTTAGTTCATATCTATTTTTCAATTATCTCAACAGCATCCTACGTCAAGCGGCCGAAGAGTAACGGTAACTAGCAGAGAACAGACCCCATCTCCAGATGATCCTAATTATTTAGGCGGTGGGCCCAGCCAGGGTCTCGATCGTTGCCAAGACCCATCGCTCCTCGTGCTTTGGGCGAGACCGGAGAGCCCAAAGCAGAACACTTCCAGCAATAAGGGGGCGGGCAATCCCGGGCGATGGCTTGCAACTGGTCAGGTTCCTCCTGACATCGCTGGATCGTGTCCACCTAGTGCCATGTTCCCAGCATATCTTGACAAAAAAATCATAGCATACATATTAATAGTAGCTTCTTACCCAACTTCACTTTGCCCCCTCCTCAGATTTATTAGCCACTATCGTTTGAGAGATTAATCGTCTGTTCAGCCCAGGCGATCAAACCGGATGATTTAATTGCGACACACAATTCCTACCACACCATAAGTGCTAAGTAGTATCCACTCGGGCCCTCCCTGCCCTACAGGTTTCAGGCGAGAAACACAAGCAATTTCAATTTCAGTTCCAGTCTTATTTTGATTTTAATTTCCCGGAGCCAAATTAGTATTagtctatctacttactGTGTAGCAATAATCTGGATTTATTACCTCATTTCCCTCTGTCTCGctccctccttttccttcaaAGAAGCGATTCATGACTAATCGGGAAACGTTTTGTTGTGCGAAACCCCTATAATCACGTGAGGGATTGGGGATTGCCAATTCGGGTCAGGAACCAGACCACTCATGAACATTTGATTGGAATATCTGACTGGAAGTAAAATGTCCCATAGATAGACACTTTGTAGTTACCAAAGTTCAAAGTTCCATTCAGATAAAATGCTTAACCCAAACATTATTGAATGTGGTGTCCCAGATATCTCCGACGCGGTACTCACATAGTTCGCGACAACCTTGTTGCAATGCCTGCATAAACAATCCCAATCCATGTTGTCGATCCCATGCACCCTGGCATCCATTAAGCTGTTCCCCCTTCGATCGTGCTgcattccatcttccccggaGATTGGAActgcctctccttctctcatccactcccaGAGCCACAATGAGTTTAACACAGCTGCAGGATTCTTTTTGACGTCACGCTCCTTGCAACAACACTCCCGAGTATGTCTCCTCCAGGGCAGACACGGTACCTCTGGTATGGCAGGGCGCCAGGACGATGGGGAGGTAGATACCCGGGGGGATGAATGACTTCAACAGTTATTCGTGCATCTGTTATATTAGAACAGGTGTTTTCTCGTCCATGCAAGTGTCCTGCATTCTCATTCCCCGGGTCGTCTTATCTACCTGCTTTACAACTTCACAACATTCACTGTCCAGACAGCTGCAGGCAGTTTTGCTGGCGTGTTCCACTCACTTCTGCACTCTGTCTTACTCGATTGATACCGACGCATTGGACTGGTCGATTCGCTCTGTTTTATCACTCTTTGGATAAGGATAGCGGTCAGAATCCCCGGAAGGAGACTGCAGAGTACCCACCCGATCTATTATCGCAGATTACTTTGCAGAGAGCCACGCCGCGTGCAGGGAACTGCGAGAAAAGACAATGGTCAAAACACACTGGTCATCATCTGCAACTGCTCTATCGTTGCTGCTCAACACGTTCTATGCCCCCACCGCCAGTGCCATACAAACCATCTCGGCGGTTGGTTCAAAATTCTTCTACGAAGATGGCACCCAATACTACATCAAAGGTGCGTGTGTCTCCATTCGACCCACGATAGTTCCTCACGCACTGACCCGCACACCATGGTCTAGGCATCGCCTATCAACTCATTCCCGAAGATCCCCTGATTGACACCGCTCAATGCACGCGAGATGCCGCCCGCATGGCCGAGTTGGGCACCAATGCAATCCGTGTGTACCATGTGGACCCTAAAGCCAACCACGACGGATGCATGAAAGCTTTCGCAGATGCAGGCATTTACCTGTTCGTCGATCTCGACACGTTCGACACCGCGATCTCCCAGGTATGcacttaccaccaccaccaccatctatGCCCTATTCATGACCTATCACCCGACCCATCATCGTATCAGGCCGCCAACAAAACCCTTACCCCATAACTAACCACTTCATCCCCAATTCAACAGGACGACCCCCACTGGGACCAATCCCAATTCGACAGCTTTAAAGCCGTGCTGGACGCCTTTCAGAAATACGACAACACCGCCGGAGTCTTCGTCGGTAACGAGgtcctcaccaccaaggacggctccgccgccgccccctACGTGCTAGCCGCAGCCCGCGACATCAAATCCTATCGCAATGCGCAGCACTACCGTTCCATCCCAGTCGGCTATTCGGCCGCAGACATCGCCGAACTGCGCCCCATGCTGCAGAACTACCTAGCCTGTCGCTCTGACCCCGCCGAACGactcgacttcttctccctcaacGCCTACGAATGGTGCGGTGACTCCTCATACGAGCTGTCCGGCTACCAAACCCTCCAAGACGAAGCAGAAGgctaccccatccccatcttcttctccgaaaCAGGATGCAACGTAGCTCGTCCCCGCACCTTCTCCGACCAGGCCGCCATCTTCGGTGACCACATGTCGGGCACCTGGTCTGGCGCTATGATCTACGAATGGATCGAGGAAACAAACGACTACGGCCTGATCGAGTATGGCCCTCCCGGCGCCGACACTCCCCCAACCGCTACCAAGGATGTCATCGTCCAGGACGGCTTCACTCGCCAGGGTGAACCC
It contains:
- a CDS encoding uncharacterized protein (COG:S;~EggNog:ENOG410PX68) gives rise to the protein MSTTSTYSPFRISPRDRANLDRNEAFRLVREHLRRQELGMKAPSFCAEHRHDTPSQEQETFRLHRDIIHTILLPLFLLHHQASRIATNVLPRHKGAECERAFRGEARGAYAWLHSILSEEHDWYLTERCPACIVLHVMNSEPTIRFVAVACLLSDHLQGLDLPSAKRRLPNFDFWYESLENAVREDTFWGEGFWPDIEYRACALTDGVKQLVLQCLELQAALDRHDLQPEESYRPTQRSRNDSSRPSVTVKQSSCTQLPVIDEEDQKLFAKAGANRGMHPCRSERPQRFHARRHGDPRRRSVTS
- the gel6 gene encoding putative 1,3-beta-glucanosyltransferase (CAZy:GH72;~COG:S;~EggNog:ENOG410PHD0;~InterPro:IPR017853,IPR004886;~PFAM:PF03198;~SECRETED:SignalP(1-27);~TransMembrane:1 (n6-17c27/28o469-489i)) codes for the protein MVKTHWSSSATALSLLLNTFYAPTASAIQTISAVGSKFFYEDGTQYYIKGIAYQLIPEDPLIDTAQCTRDAARMAELGTNAIRVYHVDPKANHDGCMKAFADAGIYLFVDLDTFDTAISQDDPHWDQSQFDSFKAVLDAFQKYDNTAGVFVGNEVLTTKDGSAAAPYVLAAARDIKSYRNAQHYRSIPVGYSAADIAELRPMLQNYLACRSDPAERLDFFSLNAYEWCGDSSYELSGYQTLQDEAEGYPIPIFFSETGCNVARPRTFSDQAAIFGDHMSGTWSGAMIYEWIEETNDYGLIEYGPPGADTPPTATKDVIVQDGFTRQGEPTPIQPDFDNLKNQWATLDPTGVALSDYVKSTAAISPPECPASTDGGWAVNPSAPLPTIGQAFVHADDDNSDGDDDGATSPASATATTTTGTASESGADSSKSVSNKQSSPSSGTNPSGVAAFSPSSGASSMHAGKGSGFLLFRLDVSALFCVVIGGVAWWL